The DNA segment AAGGAGGAGCTGGCCTTCGAGGCCGTCGAGCACATGCGCCGGCTCTATCGGCGCCTTCTGCGTGAGCTCCAGGAGGCGTTCCGTTCGGAGGGCCTCTCCCCGATGGAGCTGGGCGTGCTCTGGGCACTCAAGGACGGCCGGCCCCACCGGATGACGGACGTGGCGGATCGCACCGGCATTCTCCCCAATACGCTGAGCGGCATCGTCGACCGCTTGGAGGCGGCCGGCCTGGTGGAGCGGCGGCGCAGCGAGCGCGACCGGCGCGCGATCGAGCTTCACGCCACGCCAGCCCTGCGGGAGCGGGCGGAGGCGATCGGCCGGTCGTTGCGGGCCTACGTCCTACCGTGGTTCAGCGCGCTGCCGGAGGAGGACCTTGCCCATCTCGTGAGAGTTTTGCGCAACCTTGCGGAAGTCGCGGAAGGAGAGTCGCGGTGAAGACGGGTCGCGCGATTGCGATCATCATCGTCATCCTCGCGGTGCTCGCCGGCGGGGCGGGCATCGCGTACTACTACTGGAATCAGGGCCAGAACTACGTCAGCACGAACAACGCGGCGGTGGCGGCGGACGTCGTGCCGGTCAGCGCCTTGCAGAACGGCATCCTCGCGGAATGGGACGCGCACGTCGGCGACAAGGTGGCGAAGGGCGACGTGCTCGGCAGGCTGCGCGTGCCGGTGACCGGCGGCGGAGTCCCTCCATCGCCAGCAGTGCCCTGTGCCGTCGACCCCAGCCCCGAGGCGTGCCGGGCGGCCGGGGCTGGTGCGGGTGCAGGCGCGGCGGCCGGCTCGGGGGCCTCGGGCAAGGGCGCGGGCACCCCGGCCGGCGCCGGCGGCGGGAACCTGCCACAGGTTCTCCCCCTCCCCTCGACCGTCGAAGTGGACATCACCGCGCCGGCGGACGGCACCATCGTGCAGACGTCGGCCGTGGTGGGGCAGCCGGTGGCGGCCGGCCTCGTGCTGGCGCGCATCGCGGACCTGGCGCACGCGTACGTGGTCGCGAACGTGCCGGAGACGCGCATCGAGGACGTGCACAAGGGCCAGAAGGTGGACGTCACGATCGACGCCTACCCCGGTACGACGTTCACCGGCCGGGTGACGGAGATCGGCCTGGCGACGGCGTCCTCCTTCTCGCTGCTCCCGTCCCAGAACACGACGGCGAACTTCACGAAGGTCACGCAGGTGGTGCCGGTGCGCATCGCGCTGGACGGTCACGAGGGTAAGACCCTGACCCTCGGCCAGAGCGCGGAAGTCCGCATCCACCTTAAGTGAGGGACGGCCGCATGACCGCACGGGAGACGGAGGCGACGCGCATGGCCGGCGATCGGGGGAGCGGGCGCCACGGCCGCGGCCTGCAAGGGCTGCCGCTGATCCCGCTGTTCGTCGCGATGATCGGCGCCTTCATGGGCATCCTCGATGGAAGCATCGTGAACGTCGCCATCCCGCACATCATGAACGAGTTCGGCGCCCCCACGGACGACGTCCAGTGGGTCGTCACCGTCTACATGCTGGCGATGGGCGTGGTGGT comes from the Clostridia bacterium genome and includes:
- a CDS encoding winged helix-turn-helix transcriptional regulator, translated to KEELAFEAVEHMRRLYRRLLRELQEAFRSEGLSPMELGVLWALKDGRPHRMTDVADRTGILPNTLSGIVDRLEAAGLVERRRSERDRRAIELHATPALRERAEAIGRSLRAYVLPWFSALPEEDLAHLVRVLRNLAEVAEGESR
- a CDS encoding HlyD family secretion protein, translating into MKTGRAIAIIIVILAVLAGGAGIAYYYWNQGQNYVSTNNAAVAADVVPVSALQNGILAEWDAHVGDKVAKGDVLGRLRVPVTGGGVPPSPAVPCAVDPSPEACRAAGAGAGAGAAAGSGASGKGAGTPAGAGGGNLPQVLPLPSTVEVDITAPADGTIVQTSAVVGQPVAAGLVLARIADLAHAYVVANVPETRIEDVHKGQKVDVTIDAYPGTTFTGRVTEIGLATASSFSLLPSQNTTANFTKVTQVVPVRIALDGHEGKTLTLGQSAEVRIHLK